GTCTCCCAGCGGCGCTTGCCGATCAAAGGGGTGAGTTCCTGGGTCAGGCTGCCGCTGCCCATCGAGAGGTAGCTCAGCCGCAGCTCGGCGTCCTGCTCCCACAGCCAGTCGGAACTCAGATCGAGCAGCCCCTGCAGGCGGCCGCGGGCATCCTCGGCTTCGGCATGGGCCTGGCGGCGTTGGGAGACCTCGTGCGCCAACTCGTCGTTGCGCAGTTGCAGCAGGCGGCGGCGCTGCCCCAGGGCAAAGCTCAGGCCGGTTACGAGCAGGCAACCCAGGGCCGTGCCGAGGGTGGCCGGGTCCAGCCACAGCGGTGCCGGGGTCCAGCCGCCGCGCGGTTGCCCCTGCAGCAACCAGCGTGCGCCGGGCAGTTGGACTGTGAGCGCGACCGCCCGGGCCTGCAGGGTCTCGGGGCCGAACAAGCGCTCCGCTGGGCGGCCATCGGTCCCCAGCGTATGCAGCTGCAGGTCCAGGCTGTGGGTGGGCAGCCGGGACTCCGTCAGGAAGCGCTCAAGATCGGCGACCAGGGACACCGAGCCCCAATAGCGACGCGAACCCTGGTCGATCACGAAGACCGGATTGCGCTGAATCACGCCTTGGCCGCCCTGCACCAACTTCACCGGGCCAAAGATCAGCGGTTGGCCCAGCTCGCGAGTGCGCTCCAGTTGAGCCCATTGGACGGGCACCTTGCGGTAGTCCAGGCCCAGCACCCGTTCATTGCCGCTGAGCGGATGCACCAGTTGCACCACATCGCCTGGCGCCACCACCACATTGCGCAACTGCGGGCGCTCGCCGTGCATGGTGTCGAAATAGCGCGCAAAACGCTCAGCGCTGACCTCGCCATCCACCTGGGCCAAGACCACCAGGCCGGCAGAAAGGTGGAAGGTGTCGGCGATCAGCCGGTCCAAGCGGACGCGCGCTTCGCTCAGCTGCGCTTGAACCTGTTGTCGCTCTTGTTCACCCAGCTGGGTGCGCCGCAACTCGGTCAGCGCGGCCAACGTGCCCACACAGAGCAAGGCCACCAGCATGCTGGGCCAATGAAAGATCCAATGCTTGAGTGGTTCTCGCGTGCCCCTGAGCATGGCGGCACGCTAGCACGCGTGCCCCGCTTTTGAGCTCGGGGCTTGACCTATCCGAGGGCTTATTCGCCGGCCCGGACCACCACCTGCACCTGCCGTGTCTGGCCTTCGCGCCACAGGCTCAGGCGCACGCGGTCGCCGCCCTGGCGCTTTTCCAGCTCGTTGAGCATGTCGTCCAGATCGGCCACCGGCACATCGCCCACGGCGGTGATGACGTCGCCGGGTTCGACGCTGCGATCACGCCGCTGGCTGAAGGCCTTGAGCCCGGCGCGTGCTGCCGGCCCGTCGGGGTCGACACCGGCCAGGGCCACGCCCTTGGGCAGGCGCAGGGCCTGAGCCCAGCGTGGGTCGAGCGCGCTGATGCCCAGAGCCGGGCGCACGAAGCGGCCGTCGCGGATCAGACGCGGCACGATGCGGTTGACCTCATCTACGGGAATCGCGAAGCCGATGCCGGCGCTGGCCCCGCTGGGGCTGTAGATCGAGGTGTTGACACCGATCAGGCGCCCGGCCGAGTCCAGCAGCGGGCCGCCCGAATTGCCGGGGTTGATGGCGGCGTCGGTCTGGATGGCGCCGCGGATGCTGCGGCGGGTGACCGACTCGATCTCGCGATTCAGGGCCGAAACGATGCCCGTGGTCAGCGTGAAGTCCAGCCCAAAGGGGTTGCCAATGGCATAGACCTTTTGCCCCACCACCAACTCGCGGCTGCTGCCAATCGAGATCGCCGGCAGCTTGGAGGGCGGGGCCTTGATGCGCAGCACCGCCAAGTCGCGGTCGGCGAACTGCCCCACCAACTCGGCGTCAAACTCGCTGCCATCGTGCAGGGTGACCTTGGCCCGGGAGGCGCCTTGGATCACATGGAAGTTGGTGACGATGTGGCCGCCCTCGTCCCAGATGAAGCCCGAGCCCGTGCCGCGTG
Above is a window of Inhella inkyongensis DNA encoding:
- a CDS encoding S1C family serine protease is translated as MKLKKLTITTLALGLMGSAAWFWGPGLALAKPEAQPRAITPRGALEADELNHIKVFKTVSPSVVHITTTAVQRDFFSRPVGEVPRGTGSGFIWDEGGHIVTNFHVIQGASRAKVTLHDGSEFDAELVGQFADRDLAVLRIKAPPSKLPAISIGSSRELVVGQKVYAIGNPFGLDFTLTTGIVSALNREIESVTRRSIRGAIQTDAAINPGNSGGPLLDSAGRLIGVNTSIYSPSGASAGIGFAIPVDEVNRIVPRLIRDGRFVRPALGISALDPRWAQALRLPKGVALAGVDPDGPAARAGLKAFSQRRDRSVEPGDVITAVGDVPVADLDDMLNELEKRQGGDRVRLSLWREGQTRQVQVVVRAGE